A genomic stretch from Mycobacterium malmoense includes:
- a CDS encoding TetR/AcrR family transcriptional regulator — MVVDFGRPRDPRIDAAVLRATVELLAETGYAGLLVSAIAERAGTSKPAIYRRWPSKAHLVHEAVFPIGAATAIPDTGSLPGDLREMVRRTMAFLTTPAAKAALPGLIGEMAADPTLHSALLERFAGIIAGGLVERLARAAASGEVRADVTAAELAAELAEAIAGLTLMALLTRGADLDDAWVDRTTTLLLKGILKGTTA; from the coding sequence ATGGTTGTTGATTTTGGCCGGCCCCGTGACCCACGTATTGACGCCGCTGTGCTGCGCGCGACGGTCGAGCTTCTCGCCGAAACCGGTTACGCCGGGCTGCTGGTCTCCGCCATCGCCGAGCGGGCCGGCACCAGCAAGCCCGCGATCTACCGGCGCTGGCCGAGCAAGGCGCACCTGGTACACGAGGCGGTGTTCCCGATCGGCGCCGCGACGGCGATTCCCGACACCGGCTCGCTGCCCGGGGACCTGCGCGAAATGGTCCGCCGCACAATGGCTTTCCTGACGACGCCGGCCGCCAAGGCGGCCTTGCCGGGACTCATCGGCGAGATGGCGGCGGATCCGACCCTGCATTCGGCGCTGTTGGAGCGCTTCGCCGGCATCATCGCCGGCGGCCTCGTCGAGCGGCTCGCACGCGCCGCGGCCTCCGGTGAGGTCCGGGCCGATGTGACCGCTGCCGAACTGGCCGCCGAACTGGCAGAAGCCATCGCCGGCCTCACCCTGATGGCCCTGCTCACGCGCGGCGCCGACCTTGACGACGCCTGGGTCGACCGCACGACCACGTTGCTCCTGAAAGGAATCCTGAAAGGAACCACAGCATGA
- a CDS encoding DUF1214 domain-containing protein, with protein MTHESATAWKELLATIGDLDRSFLEGDRAVTDDRHIADGYRMLAATLGVAFDAYLFPEPGRPQFVAVNTPFRRDRRWGGDNTDAYYFLCPVDPERRYRISGNRGDSVYFSVTAYNEPSPGAWSDRVVAIVRDSDLDVDADGNFSFELGPTPGAAVLMTRDYQADPLTGRPVVWRIEALDEPDPIRHGDAETAARLRAAATWMRTMFAIVPLVVGARADDAHALGHETAHAANQFADPYQVPDANFGWSARDACYSYGSFVLDDDEALVITHRPPSCRFWNMVVWNQFMATYGASEGPDARCSINGHSAIANGDGSVTIVLSRAMTAHPNSVTALGYPRGNLAFRWFLADGVPARPEVKLVKVSEAPTAVH; from the coding sequence ATGACGCACGAATCGGCCACCGCGTGGAAAGAGCTCTTGGCGACTATCGGCGACCTTGACCGTTCGTTCCTCGAGGGCGATCGTGCGGTTACCGACGACCGGCACATCGCCGACGGCTATCGCATGCTCGCCGCCACGCTGGGCGTGGCGTTCGATGCCTACCTGTTCCCCGAACCCGGCCGGCCGCAGTTCGTCGCGGTGAACACGCCGTTCCGTCGCGATCGTCGGTGGGGCGGCGACAACACCGACGCCTATTACTTCCTGTGCCCGGTCGATCCGGAGCGGCGCTACCGCATCAGCGGCAATCGGGGCGACAGCGTGTACTTCTCGGTGACCGCCTACAACGAACCGTCGCCCGGCGCGTGGTCGGACCGGGTCGTCGCGATCGTCCGTGACAGCGACCTCGATGTCGACGCCGACGGCAACTTCTCCTTCGAGCTCGGTCCCACGCCCGGCGCGGCGGTGCTGATGACCCGTGACTACCAGGCCGACCCACTGACCGGCCGCCCGGTCGTCTGGCGCATCGAGGCACTCGACGAGCCGGACCCCATACGACACGGCGACGCGGAGACCGCCGCCCGGCTGCGGGCGGCGGCGACCTGGATGCGCACCATGTTCGCCATCGTGCCGCTGGTTGTCGGGGCGCGAGCGGACGACGCGCACGCGCTGGGGCACGAGACCGCCCACGCCGCAAACCAATTCGCCGATCCCTACCAGGTGCCCGACGCCAACTTCGGCTGGTCGGCGCGCGATGCCTGCTACTCCTACGGCAGCTTCGTGCTCGACGACGACGAAGCACTGGTCATCACGCACCGGCCGCCGTCGTGCAGGTTCTGGAACATGGTGGTGTGGAACCAGTTCATGGCCACCTATGGCGCCTCGGAGGGCCCCGACGCCCGTTGCTCGATCAACGGCCACAGCGCCATCGCCAACGGCGACGGCTCCGTGACGATCGTCTTGTCCCGCGCGATGACGGCCCACCCGAATTCGGTGACCGCGCTGGGCTATCCGCGAGGCAACCTCGCCTTCCGCTGGTTTCTCGCCGACGGGGTGCCGGCGCGGCCCGAGGTAAAACTCGTGAAGGTGTCGGAAGCGCCGACGGCGGTGCATTAA